The following proteins come from a genomic window of Burkholderiales bacterium:
- a CDS encoding RluA family pseudouridine synthase, with protein MHDLSKDSVSQGTVGEEGENQRIDNYLAKVLKGVPRSHIYRILRSGEVRVNSRRVDPTYRLQAGDKLRIPPIRIARSAAKSAALPPKLVFQVLYEDDCLLVINKPAGLAVHGGSGVSFGVIEQLRAYEPKPRFLELVHRLDRETSGILILAKKRSALTSVHRMLREGEVEKRYLVLVRGRWVNTRQSVKLPLNKYVTAAGERRVSVKEGGQAAHTLFFLRQNFRDYSLLEAELKTGRTHQIRAHLAHLGFPIAGDDKYGDFTLNRELAKQGLKRMFLHACRVALKHPKSGAVLELEAPLPEDLQRFVQQLGERA; from the coding sequence ATGCATGATTTAAGCAAAGACTCCGTTTCCCAGGGAACGGTCGGCGAAGAAGGTGAAAACCAGCGTATAGACAATTATTTGGCGAAGGTTTTAAAAGGAGTTCCTAGAAGCCATATTTACCGGATTTTGCGCAGTGGTGAAGTGCGGGTAAACAGCCGGCGGGTAGATCCGACCTACCGCCTGCAGGCGGGCGACAAACTGCGTATTCCACCAATACGCATTGCCCGTTCTGCCGCAAAATCTGCCGCGCTGCCGCCAAAGCTTGTATTCCAGGTCTTATACGAAGACGATTGTCTTCTGGTAATCAACAAGCCCGCGGGATTAGCCGTGCATGGCGGCAGCGGCGTGAGCTTCGGCGTCATTGAGCAGTTAAGGGCGTACGAACCCAAGCCGAGGTTTCTCGAACTGGTGCACCGCCTTGACCGGGAAACCTCCGGCATCCTGATTTTGGCCAAAAAACGCAGCGCGTTGACTTCCGTGCATCGGATGCTGCGCGAAGGCGAGGTGGAAAAGCGTTATCTGGTACTGGTCAGGGGCCGGTGGGTAAACACCAGGCAAAGCGTCAAACTGCCTCTCAATAAATACGTCACGGCAGCGGGTGAACGGCGCGTATCGGTGAAAGAAGGCGGTCAAGCCGCGCATACGTTGTTTTTTCTGCGACAAAACTTTCGAGATTACAGTCTTCTCGAAGCCGAGCTTAAAACTGGGCGCACGCATCAAATTCGCGCGCATCTTGCCCATCTCGGCTTCCCCATAGCGGGCGATGACAAATATGGGGATTTCACTTTAAACCGCGAATTGGCCAAGCAGGGTTTGAAGCGCATGTTTCTCCATGCCTGCAGAGTAGCGCTAAAACACCCGAAAAGCGGCGCAGTGCTGGAACTGGAAGCACCTCTGCCAGAAGATCTGCAACGCTTTGTCCAGCAGCTGGGGGAACGCGCTTGA
- a CDS encoding MarC family protein gives MDISFVSATILLLLVVDPFGNVPIFVAALARTEASRKLKIILRECAIAYAVLLAFMFVGAPFMRVLNLSQSSLGIAGGVILFLIALRMIFLHPGGIFGDKVDREPFIVPLAIPSIAGPSALATVLLLVSREPERIADWIIALSLTLGIATSVLVFAERISRLVGDRGVQAFQRLMGLILTAIAVEMLLRGIEQFVRQLPKPV, from the coding sequence ATGGATATTTCCTTCGTTTCAGCCACCATTTTGCTGCTGCTGGTGGTTGATCCGTTCGGGAACGTCCCGATTTTCGTCGCGGCGCTCGCGCGCACGGAAGCTTCGCGCAAACTCAAAATCATCCTGAGGGAATGCGCGATTGCCTACGCCGTGCTGCTTGCCTTCATGTTCGTCGGTGCGCCTTTCATGCGTGTGCTGAATCTTTCGCAAAGCTCGCTCGGCATCGCCGGTGGCGTGATTCTGTTTTTGATCGCGCTGCGCATGATATTCCTTCACCCCGGCGGAATTTTCGGCGACAAAGTGGACCGAGAGCCTTTCATCGTTCCGCTCGCGATTCCTTCGATTGCCGGCCCTTCGGCGCTCGCGACGGTACTGCTGCTGGTTTCCAGGGAGCCCGAGCGCATCGCTGATTGGATAATCGCGCTCAGCCTCACACTCGGCATTGCAACTTCGGTGCTGGTATTCGCCGAGCGCATCAGCCGGCTCGTCGGCGATCGTGGTGTTCAGGCTTTTCAGCGCTTGATGGGTTTGATTCTGACCGCGATCGCGGTGGAAATGTTGTTGCGTGGCATCGAGCAATTCGTGCGTCAATTGCCCAAGCCCGTTTAA
- a CDS encoding low molecular weight protein-tyrosine-phosphatase translates to MQRIRILFVCTGNICRSPTAEAVFRRRIQQAGLEHAFSADSAGTHDFNLGSAPDARAQAAAEHRGYGMERMCARQVTMSDFETFNFILAMDKGNLAILKRACPPECLHKLTLVTQFSSNYPGWEIPDPYSGDTLAFERVLDMLEDAVEGLVMRLSR, encoded by the coding sequence ATGCAAAGAATCAGAATCTTGTTTGTATGCACGGGCAACATCTGCCGTTCGCCCACTGCGGAGGCGGTGTTCCGTCGGCGCATTCAGCAAGCGGGTCTAGAACATGCCTTCAGCGCGGATTCGGCGGGGACCCACGATTTCAATCTCGGCAGCGCGCCCGATGCACGGGCGCAAGCAGCGGCGGAGCACAGGGGTTACGGCATGGAAAGAATGTGCGCGCGCCAGGTGACGATGAGTGATTTCGAAACTTTTAATTTCATCCTGGCGATGGATAAAGGCAATCTGGCGATATTGAAAAGGGCGTGCCCGCCGGAATGCCTGCACAAGCTCACATTGGTCACGCAATTCAGCAGCAATTACCCGGGCTGGGAAATTCCCGACCCATATTCAGGCGACACCCTTGCTTTCGAGCGGGTGCTGGATATGCTGGAGGATGCAGTGGAAGGTCTGGTCATGCGCTTGAGCCGGTAG
- the uvrB gene encoding excinuclease ABC subunit UvrB, with product MIVTFPNSPYRLHQPFEPAGDQPEAIAQLTEGIEKGLVYQTLLGVTGSGKTYTMAHVIARLGRSAMVLAPNKTLAAQLYAEFREFFPENAIEYFVSYYDYYQPEAYVPSRDLYIEKDSSINEHIEQMRLSATKSLLEREDCIIVATVSAIYGIGDPVDFHGMILHLREKEKTAQRDIIKRLTEMQYERNELEFRRGVFRVRGDVVDVFPAENSETALRITLFDDEVESLSLFDPLTGHIEQRVGRYTVYPSSHYVTPRDTTLHAIEAIKLELRERIEYFQKHNKLVEAQRIEQRTRFDLEMLNELGFCKGIENYSRHLSGRKEGEPPPTLIDYLPPQALMIIDESHVTIPQLGGMYRGDRSRKENLVDYGFRLPSALDNRPLRFDEFQKVMRQAIFVSATPAEYEREHAAQVVEQVVRPTGLVDPRLEVRPAATQVDDLLSEVNVRAKAGERVLVTTLTKRMAEDLTEYFADHGVKVRYLHSDIETVERVEIIRDLRLGVFDVLVGINLLREGLDIPEVSLVAILDADKEGFLRSERSLIQTIGRAARHINGAAILYADRVTGSMRRAIDETERRRKKQVRHNQQRGITPKGVSKRIKDMIDGIYDFDTAQQELKAAQKEAAYKVMSEKELTREVKRLEKEMLTCARNLEFERAAELRDQLKELKQRLFIGLTT from the coding sequence GTGATTGTCACTTTTCCCAATAGCCCTTACCGCCTGCATCAACCGTTCGAGCCGGCGGGCGATCAGCCGGAAGCGATTGCGCAGCTCACCGAGGGCATCGAGAAGGGCCTGGTTTACCAGACACTGCTAGGAGTCACCGGCTCGGGAAAAACCTACACCATGGCCCACGTAATCGCCCGGCTTGGCCGCTCGGCGATGGTGCTGGCGCCGAACAAGACGCTGGCCGCCCAGCTCTACGCCGAATTCCGCGAGTTCTTCCCTGAAAACGCCATCGAGTACTTTGTCTCTTATTACGACTACTACCAGCCGGAAGCCTATGTGCCTTCGCGCGATTTGTATATCGAGAAAGATTCGAGCATCAACGAGCATATCGAGCAGATGCGGCTTTCCGCCACCAAATCGCTGCTCGAGCGCGAGGATTGCATAATCGTTGCCACCGTCTCGGCGATTTACGGCATCGGCGATCCGGTGGATTTTCACGGCATGATCCTGCATCTGCGTGAAAAGGAGAAAACCGCGCAACGCGATATCATCAAGCGGCTCACCGAAATGCAGTACGAGCGCAACGAGCTTGAGTTTCGCCGCGGCGTGTTCCGCGTGCGCGGCGACGTGGTGGACGTTTTCCCGGCGGAAAACTCGGAAACCGCTTTGCGCATCACGCTTTTCGACGACGAAGTGGAAAGCCTGTCGCTGTTTGATCCGCTGACCGGCCACATCGAGCAGCGTGTCGGACGCTACACAGTTTATCCCTCGAGCCATTATGTCACGCCGCGCGACACGACCTTGCACGCCATCGAGGCCATCAAGCTGGAACTGCGCGAACGGATCGAATATTTTCAGAAACACAACAAGCTCGTCGAAGCGCAACGGATCGAGCAGCGCACGCGCTTTGATTTGGAAATGCTGAACGAACTGGGTTTTTGCAAAGGCATAGAGAATTATTCGCGCCACCTCTCGGGCAGAAAGGAGGGCGAGCCGCCGCCGACCCTGATCGATTACCTGCCACCCCAGGCGTTGATGATTATCGACGAAAGCCATGTCACGATCCCGCAGCTCGGCGGGATGTACCGCGGCGACCGCTCGCGCAAGGAAAACCTGGTGGATTACGGTTTCCGCCTGCCTTCCGCCTTGGACAACCGCCCATTGCGTTTCGACGAATTCCAGAAAGTGATGCGCCAGGCGATTTTTGTTTCCGCCACGCCCGCCGAATACGAGCGGGAGCATGCGGCGCAGGTGGTGGAGCAGGTGGTACGGCCCACCGGGCTGGTTGATCCGCGTCTCGAAGTCCGGCCGGCCGCGACCCAGGTGGATGATTTGCTATCCGAAGTGAATGTGCGGGCAAAGGCCGGCGAACGCGTTCTGGTGACTACGCTCACCAAGCGCATGGCCGAGGACCTGACTGAATATTTCGCCGACCACGGCGTGAAGGTGCGTTACCTGCACTCGGACATCGAAACTGTGGAGCGGGTGGAAATCATACGCGACCTGCGGCTTGGGGTGTTCGATGTGCTGGTCGGGATCAACCTGCTGCGCGAAGGTCTGGACATTCCCGAGGTGTCGCTGGTGGCGATACTCGATGCCGACAAGGAAGGCTTCCTGCGCTCCGAGCGTTCGCTGATTCAGACCATAGGCCGCGCCGCGCGGCATATCAACGGCGCGGCGATTCTTTATGCCGATAGAGTAACCGGTTCGATGCGGCGCGCGATTGATGAGACTGAGCGGCGCCGCAAAAAGCAGGTGCGCCACAACCAGCAGCGCGGCATTACACCGAAAGGGGTGAGCAAGCGCATCAAGGACATGATAGACGGTATTTATGATTTCGACACCGCGCAGCAGGAACTGAAGGCGGCGCAGAAAGAAGCGGCCTACAAAGTCATGAGCGAAAAGGAATTGACCCGCGAGGTCAAGCGGCTGGAGAAAGAGATGCTAACCTGCGCCAGGAATCTCGAATTCGAGCGCGCCGCAGAATTGCGTGACCAGCTGAAGGAACTCAAGCAGCGATTATTTATTGGCCTAACCACATAG
- a CDS encoding pyridoxal phosphate-dependent aminotransferase, with amino-acid sequence MELSARVQLIKPSPTLAVTARAAKLKAEGKDIIGLGAGEPDFDTPQHIKDAAIVAINQGFTKYTPVGGTPGLKSAVIAKFKRDNSLDYTIRQILVSCGGKHSFFNLMLSHINPGDEVIIPAPYWVSYPDIVLIAEGKPVIIEAGIGQGFKITPRQLQAAITPKTKMVVINSPSNPTGAVYDRDELKTLGEALRKYPQVLIATDDMYEHILLDQGKFVNILNACPDLYPRTMVLNGVSKAYSMTGWRIGYAAGPEHIITAMENVQSQSTSNPTSISQVAAEAALNGDQSCIQPMVKAFRERHAFVVEKLNAMPGVKCLPSGGAFYAFPDISEAVARLHAKGLLKNGSDIAFSEYLLEKGVAVVPGSAFGAAGYIRLSFATSMENLKKALERIHQALI; translated from the coding sequence TTGGAACTTTCAGCGCGAGTTCAGCTCATCAAACCCTCCCCCACCCTTGCCGTCACCGCCCGCGCGGCCAAGCTTAAAGCCGAAGGCAAAGACATCATCGGCCTCGGCGCCGGCGAGCCGGATTTCGACACGCCCCAGCACATCAAGGATGCGGCGATTGTCGCCATTAACCAGGGCTTTACCAAGTACACACCGGTCGGCGGCACGCCCGGCCTGAAAAGCGCAGTCATCGCCAAGTTCAAGCGCGACAACAGCCTGGATTACACCATCAGGCAGATTCTGGTTTCCTGTGGCGGCAAGCACAGCTTTTTCAACCTGATGCTCTCCCACATCAATCCAGGCGACGAAGTCATCATCCCCGCGCCGTACTGGGTCTCCTACCCCGATATCGTGTTGATTGCGGAAGGCAAGCCGGTCATCATCGAAGCCGGCATCGGACAAGGGTTTAAGATTACCCCCAGGCAATTGCAGGCGGCGATCACGCCCAAGACCAAAATGGTGGTCATCAACAGCCCCAGCAATCCCACTGGCGCGGTTTACGACAGGGATGAACTGAAAACGCTGGGCGAGGCGCTGCGCAAATATCCGCAGGTGCTGATAGCCACCGATGACATGTACGAGCATATTCTGCTCGACCAGGGCAAGTTTGTGAACATTCTCAACGCTTGCCCGGATCTCTATCCGCGCACCATGGTGCTAAACGGCGTGTCCAAGGCCTATTCCATGACCGGATGGCGGATCGGCTACGCCGCCGGTCCGGAGCACATCATCACGGCGATGGAAAACGTGCAGTCGCAAAGCACCTCCAACCCGACCTCGATTTCGCAGGTGGCGGCGGAAGCTGCGTTGAACGGCGACCAGTCGTGCATACAACCGATGGTCAAGGCATTCCGCGAGCGTCATGCGTTTGTAGTAGAAAAGCTCAACGCCATGCCGGGAGTGAAATGCCTGCCAAGCGGCGGCGCGTTTTACGCCTTTCCCGACATCAGCGAAGCGGTTGCCCGGCTGCATGCAAAAGGCTTGCTCAAAAACGGCAGCGATATCGCGTTTAGTGAATATCTTCTGGAAAAAGGCGTAGCGGTAGTGCCGGGGTCTGCGTTCGGCGCGGCGGGCTATATCCGCTTGTCTTTTGCAACATCAATGGAGAATCTCAAGAAAGCGCTGGAGAGGATACACCAGGCGCTGATTTAA
- a CDS encoding AsmA family protein — protein MKRAYVSVSGVGGQSKLAEKTGKSAMRWFKRLLITGAVLLVVLIAVPFFVPLSTYIPEIEKLVSERLHVPVTIQSLHIWLVPTPHAVLSGITVGRTGNIKIGKISVEPDWSSVFESVRVLKSVDIDTLTLRQEVLNKIPVWIESSSSLRQAVRIKQVRLHNLRLELKKQTLGPFNADAEIGSDNKLETAMITSPDEKLKITVKPEKGSYLLNVAAKKWQPPIPQPVLIDELSMHGRATQQDLSLQQISAKLYGGSATGKMQMSWHGDWKGNGELHIKEVEIEPLLKLFTKTSLSGKLTADGQFSGNGNSAEQLIDNPNLDMAFSIADGVINNVDLVQAVKLITMEGSSGGQTRFNELSGNLQLADKRYRLRNIKVTSGMLGADGNVDIAPNQELSGTLSVKIKSGINLVSMPLAVSGTVNDPLLRPTAGAMAGAAAGTVLLGPVLGTSLGIKAGEFTQNLFGKKENKQEKQEKQEK, from the coding sequence TTGAAGCGCGCTTATGTTAGCGTTTCGGGCGTTGGCGGTCAATCAAAACTCGCGGAAAAGACAGGTAAATCGGCCATGAGATGGTTCAAGCGGTTGTTAATTACGGGCGCGGTGCTGCTTGTCGTTCTCATCGCCGTACCGTTTTTTGTCCCGCTCAGCACCTATATTCCTGAAATAGAAAAGCTTGTCAGTGAGAGACTGCATGTACCAGTGACGATTCAGTCGCTGCATATATGGCTGGTACCCACACCACACGCCGTGTTGAGTGGGATTACGGTCGGCAGGACAGGGAATATCAAAATCGGCAAGATCAGCGTCGAGCCGGACTGGTCTTCTGTGTTCGAGTCGGTCAGGGTGCTGAAAAGCGTGGATATTGATACTTTGACGCTGCGCCAAGAAGTGCTCAATAAAATTCCTGTCTGGATTGAATCAAGCTCGTCGTTGCGACAAGCCGTCAGAATCAAGCAAGTGCGGTTGCACAATCTGCGCCTGGAGTTGAAAAAACAAACACTGGGGCCGTTTAACGCTGACGCCGAAATCGGATCTGACAACAAACTCGAAACGGCGATGATTACAAGCCCGGACGAGAAGCTGAAAATCACAGTGAAGCCGGAAAAGGGCAGCTACCTGTTAAATGTGGCCGCCAAGAAATGGCAGCCGCCGATCCCACAGCCGGTGTTGATTGACGAGTTATCCATGCACGGCAGAGCGACTCAACAAGATCTCAGCCTGCAGCAAATCAGCGCCAAACTCTACGGCGGTAGCGCAACCGGTAAAATGCAAATGAGCTGGCACGGCGACTGGAAGGGAAATGGGGAGCTTCACATTAAAGAAGTTGAAATCGAACCGCTGCTGAAGCTGTTTACCAAGACCTCTTTAAGCGGCAAGCTCACCGCGGACGGCCAATTTAGCGGCAACGGCAATAGCGCCGAGCAACTGATTGACAACCCGAACCTCGACATGGCTTTCAGCATCGCCGATGGCGTGATCAACAATGTAGATCTGGTGCAGGCGGTGAAGCTTATCACCATGGAAGGTTCGAGCGGCGGGCAGACGCGTTTTAACGAACTTTCCGGCAATTTGCAGCTCGCCGACAAGCGCTATCGGCTGCGCAACATTAAAGTAACATCGGGCATGCTCGGCGCGGATGGCAACGTGGATATAGCACCGAATCAGGAATTGTCAGGAACGCTGAGCGTGAAAATAAAAAGCGGCATCAACCTGGTGAGCATGCCGCTGGCGGTTTCGGGAACGGTCAACGATCCGCTGCTGCGGCCGACTGCCGGAGCCATGGCTGGCGCTGCTGCCGGCACGGTGCTGCTGGGCCCGGTATTGGGGACCTCGCTAGGAATTAAGGCCGGAGAATTTACCCAAAACTTGTTTGGCAAAAAAGAAAATAAACAGGAGAAACAGGAGAAACAGGAAAAATAG
- a CDS encoding site-specific integrase, which translates to MRFALATGCRSSEITGLEWSRVDLERKTAWLDRTKNGTPRGVPLNRDAVAVLEVERGKHESYCFTYRGKPIRRGICNNGWLEAVRKSGLQDFRFHDLRHTWASWHRQRGTSTDELKELGGWKSRVMVDRYAKYGTEHLAVAASRVESGRGGQVVDIFPRFPHGELKKKKLVSS; encoded by the coding sequence GTGCGTTTTGCACTTGCCACAGGATGCCGTTCGAGCGAGATTACTGGTTTGGAATGGAGCCGAGTCGATTTGGAACGTAAAACGGCTTGGCTTGACCGTACCAAGAATGGAACGCCGCGAGGTGTTCCGTTAAACCGTGATGCGGTGGCGGTGCTGGAAGTGGAGCGCGGCAAGCATGAGAGCTACTGTTTTACTTATCGTGGAAAGCCGATCCGACGGGGTATTTGCAATAACGGCTGGCTTGAAGCGGTGAGGAAATCGGGGCTTCAGGATTTTCGCTTTCATGATCTTCGGCATACTTGGGCTTCCTGGCATCGCCAACGGGGCACCAGCACCGATGAGCTCAAAGAGCTTGGAGGTTGGAAGTCCCGCGTCATGGTGGATCGTTATGCGAAATATGGAACTGAGCATCTAGCGGTTGCTGCTTCGCGTGTCGAATCCGGCAGGGGTGGGCAGGTTGTGGATATTTTTCCACGTTTTCCCCACGGTGAGCTTAAAAAGAAAAAGCTAGTTTCGAGCTAG
- a CDS encoding RNA polymerase sigma factor, whose product MRRKPATAAPRQNKLRDTELVRRIIAGDHNAFRLLVRRYNRMLFRVARSILKDDVEAEDAMQQAYMSACRAIDAFRFRARFSTWLVRIVVNEAIALSRKRSRRTNLISPDGDAEHHGETAESNLNKATPEQPEHATQRMQMRRMLEASIDALPDALRTVFILRAVEEMTVKETAIALDVPEATVRTRFFRAKRLLREALSREIDEVSFDDVFPFAGAHCDRIVVAVLAGLKECSHPLGTKLMLRS is encoded by the coding sequence ATGAGACGCAAGCCTGCAACTGCCGCACCACGCCAAAATAAGTTACGCGACACGGAACTAGTACGGCGCATCATCGCCGGTGACCACAACGCGTTCCGGCTGCTGGTGCGGCGCTACAACCGGATGCTCTTCCGCGTCGCGCGCAGCATCCTGAAGGACGACGTCGAAGCAGAGGACGCGATGCAGCAGGCGTACATGTCCGCCTGCCGTGCGATCGACGCCTTCCGCTTCCGCGCCAGGTTTTCCACTTGGCTCGTGCGCATCGTCGTCAATGAAGCAATCGCGCTTTCTCGTAAGCGCAGCCGAAGGACTAACCTAATTAGCCCGGACGGAGATGCGGAACATCACGGCGAAACTGCAGAATCGAACCTCAATAAAGCCACACCCGAGCAACCCGAGCACGCCACGCAGCGTATGCAGATGCGCCGAATGCTCGAGGCCAGTATCGACGCGTTGCCCGACGCGCTGCGCACCGTTTTTATCTTGCGCGCTGTGGAGGAAATGACCGTTAAGGAAACAGCCATCGCTCTCGACGTTCCGGAGGCGACAGTACGCACGCGTTTCTTTCGCGCGAAAAGGCTGCTCCGCGAGGCGCTGTCGCGAGAGATTGACGAGGTCTCTTTCGACGACGTTTTTCCTTTCGCAGGTGCGCACTGCGATCGCATCGTCGTCGCCGTGCTTGCCGGGCTCAAGGAATGTAGTCACCCCTTGGGAACGAAATTGATGCTACGAAGCTAA
- a CDS encoding CDGSH iron-sulfur domain-containing protein: protein MPRLVKRFRNRPYAVTIGGETAILCGCGLSNTQPFCDGTHKITQGEAPGKLYWYDEDEHRHDAADSYPNIRSDKQTKDA from the coding sequence ATGCCAAGACTCGTAAAGCGCTTTCGCAACAGACCCTATGCGGTGACCATCGGTGGTGAAACCGCAATACTTTGCGGCTGTGGACTCTCCAACACCCAGCCGTTCTGCGATGGAACGCATAAGATTACTCAAGGGGAAGCCCCCGGCAAGCTGTATTGGTACGACGAAGACGAACACCGTCACGATGCCGCAGACAGCTATCCCAACATTCGTAGTGACAAACAAACCAAAGATGCGTAG
- a CDS encoding VWA domain-containing protein, with amino-acid sequence MIKRAFLASLSILGLLAALSGCVDSRGQAHAVYMLVDTSGTYARESAKAQIIINYLLGTLQSGDSLAVARVESRSFSEKDIIAKAMFDTRPSQANAQKRAFRDKIDAFLKTVKGSAYTDITGGLIQGAEFLNETGAGKKTILIFSDMQEELDNATIRNFPISLKNIRVIAVNVTKLKTDNIDPRRYLGRLEAWQKQVEAAGASEWKVINDIEHLDAIFSKS; translated from the coding sequence ATGATCAAGCGGGCGTTCCTGGCGTCATTGTCGATTCTCGGGCTGCTGGCGGCCCTTTCCGGCTGCGTTGACTCGCGCGGCCAGGCCCACGCGGTGTACATGCTCGTGGACACCTCCGGGACCTACGCACGCGAATCCGCAAAGGCCCAGATCATCATCAATTACCTGCTGGGAACGCTCCAGTCCGGTGATTCGCTGGCAGTGGCGCGGGTGGAAAGCCGCAGCTTCAGCGAGAAGGACATTATCGCCAAGGCCATGTTCGATACGCGCCCGTCCCAGGCCAATGCTCAGAAGCGCGCCTTCCGCGACAAGATCGACGCATTTCTCAAGACGGTCAAAGGCAGCGCCTATACCGATATAACCGGCGGGCTGATCCAGGGCGCGGAATTCCTGAACGAAACGGGGGCGGGGAAAAAGACTATCCTCATTTTCTCCGACATGCAGGAGGAACTCGATAATGCGACGATCCGCAACTTCCCCATCAGCCTCAAGAACATCCGCGTGATCGCGGTCAATGTCACCAAGCTCAAGACGGACAATATCGATCCGAGGCGCTACCTCGGCCGGTTGGAGGCTTGGCAGAAGCAGGTCGAGGCGGCCGGGGCGTCCGAGTGGAAGGTGATCAACGACATCGAACACCTCGATGCGATCTTTTCGAAAAGCTAG
- a CDS encoding ferredoxin family protein — MTTIVTDNCKECRFTDCVTVCPVACFHADDNMLYIDNLVCIQCSACIPICPVHAIYADDDIPEDKRQYIEINAERSQALPVISDKQEPLPGALERKTALGY, encoded by the coding sequence ATGACCACCATTGTCACCGACAACTGCAAAGAATGCCGCTTCACCGACTGCGTCACGGTGTGCCCCGTTGCCTGTTTCCACGCTGACGACAACATGCTGTACATCGACAATCTGGTGTGCATCCAGTGCAGCGCCTGCATTCCGATATGCCCGGTGCACGCGATCTATGCCGATGACGACATCCCCGAGGACAAGCGCCAATACATCGAGATCAACGCCGAGCGCTCGCAGGCGCTCCCCGTGATAAGCGACAAGCAGGAGCCCTTGCCCGGCGCGCTCGAGCGCAAGACGGCACTCGGCTACTGA
- a CDS encoding FAD-dependent oxidoreductase gives MDAPGTAGNPLRVVVVGAGPSGFYAAEALLKSGQTVSVDMIERLPAPYGLVRYGVAPDHPKLKEAILVYAVIARLPHFNLLGNVAVGRDVTVEELRAHYHGVIFACGAETDRRLGVPGEDLPGSHTATEFVAWYNGHPDYRERSFDLSAEVVAIVGQGNVAADVCRILAKSVDELKATDISEHALDALAASRVREIHVIGRRGAAQAKFTNKELKELGELASCDDVVDPQDMELNSESVAELEVKSNFVSAKNVEIFRAFAARAPTGKPRRIVFHFLKSPVALTGAARMEQVVLGRNRLEGAPMQQVARETGETDLLRCGLLFRSIGYSGVPIPGVPFDARRGVFPTQDGRIVDGSGVPGLYAAGWIKRGPTGIIGTNRADSIATVKSLLADLPRLAPAAKAGAEALVPLLASRGVRVVNLADWLKIDAAEVARGQPKGKPREKFTRVAEMLQCLDGS, from the coding sequence ATGGACGCGCCAGGAACCGCGGGCAACCCGCTTCGCGTGGTGGTGGTGGGTGCCGGTCCAAGCGGCTTCTATGCCGCGGAGGCGCTGCTCAAGAGTGGTCAGACAGTAAGCGTCGACATGATCGAGCGGCTGCCCGCGCCCTACGGGCTGGTGCGCTATGGCGTGGCGCCGGACCATCCCAAGCTCAAGGAAGCGATCCTGGTCTACGCTGTGATCGCGCGCCTGCCCCACTTCAACCTGCTGGGTAATGTCGCGGTCGGACGCGACGTGACGGTCGAAGAGCTGCGCGCCCATTATCACGGCGTTATTTTTGCTTGCGGCGCGGAAACTGATCGCCGTCTCGGCGTCCCCGGCGAGGATCTCCCGGGCAGCCACACCGCCACCGAGTTCGTCGCCTGGTATAACGGCCATCCGGACTATCGGGAGCGCAGCTTCGATCTATCTGCTGAAGTCGTGGCCATCGTCGGTCAGGGCAATGTCGCGGCAGACGTCTGCCGCATCCTTGCCAAGTCGGTCGATGAGCTCAAGGCCACAGACATCTCAGAGCATGCCCTGGATGCCTTGGCAGCTAGCCGCGTGCGGGAGATACATGTCATCGGGCGACGCGGCGCGGCGCAAGCCAAGTTCACCAACAAGGAATTGAAGGAACTGGGAGAGCTGGCCAGCTGCGATGATGTCGTCGATCCGCAAGACATGGAACTCAATTCCGAAAGCGTCGCTGAACTCGAAGTCAAGAGCAACTTCGTGAGTGCGAAAAACGTCGAGATCTTCCGCGCTTTCGCTGCCCGCGCCCCGACCGGCAAGCCGCGCCGCATTGTCTTTCACTTCCTGAAGAGCCCGGTTGCGCTCACCGGCGCCGCACGCATGGAGCAGGTCGTGTTGGGGCGCAATCGGCTCGAAGGCGCCCCCATGCAGCAAGTGGCGCGGGAAACCGGTGAAACCGATCTGCTGCGGTGCGGGCTGCTGTTCCGCAGTATCGGATATTCCGGAGTGCCGATCCCGGGCGTCCCGTTCGACGCCCGCCGGGGCGTATTTCCGACCCAGGACGGGCGCATTGTAGACGGCAGCGGCGTGCCAGGGCTTTATGCGGCAGGCTGGATCAAGCGCGGACCGACCGGGATCATCGGCACCAACCGGGCCGACAGCATAGCCACAGTCAAGTCACTGCTCGCCGACCTTCCCCGCTTGGCGCCCGCGGCGAAAGCCGGCGCCGAAGCTCTGGTGCCGCTGCTTGCATCGCGCGGCGTGCGCGTCGTAAACCTCGCTGACTGGCTCAAGATCGACGCAGCTGAAGTTGCGCGCGGCCAGCCCAAGGGCAAACCGCGCGAGAAGTTCACGCGCGTGGCCGAGATGCTTCAGTGCCTCGACGGTTCTTGA